One part of the Amphiprion ocellaris isolate individual 3 ecotype Okinawa chromosome 24, ASM2253959v1, whole genome shotgun sequence genome encodes these proteins:
- the stat1a gene encoding signal transducer and activator of transcription 1a isoform X1, with amino-acid sequence MAQWCQLQMLDCKYLEQVDQLYDDSFPMDIRQYLSKWIESIDWDTVAFQDSLATVRFHDLLAQLDDQHSRFALENNFLLQHNIRKIKRNLQDRFQEDPVHMAMIISRNLKEEQKILANAQSAEQEGEGTVSAMVVEKQKLDNNVKEMKDRVQVVDQNIKNLEDLQDEYDFRINTLKNRENEMNGMTPKELEKEKLTILRMCTELKAKRQDVVNQLTDLLNVTQALLADLISEELPEWKQRQQIACIGGPPNACVDQLQNWFTAVAESLQQVRQHLKKLQELEQKFTYDSDPITQKKAFLEARALELLKNLLSNSLVVERQPCMPTHPQRPLVLKTGVQFTVKLRFLVKLQEFNYQIKVKAVFDKDVTEKKGFRKFNILGTNTKVMNMEESNGSLAAEFRHLQLKEQKVAGNRTNEGPLIVTEELHSLSFESELQLNQSGVNIKLEAMSLPVVVISNVCQLPSGWASILWYNMLTTEPKNLKFFLSPPPAKWCQLSEVLSWQFSSVTKRGLNQEQLNMLADKLLGAKAQRNPEGQIPWTKFCKQQSANEKAFPFWLWIEGILDLIKRHLLSLWNDGSIMGFISKEREKGLLSDKCPGTFLLRFSESSKEGAITFTWIEYDVHEKPVYHSVEPYTKKELTAVSLPDIIRTYKVMAAENIPENPLRFLYPSIPKDKAFGKYYPKPSETPEPMDVENTEKSGYMKTELISVSEVHPSRLQDNMMPMSPDDYKALEQYVSPRDIDAVTNNLMEFGQFDDQMSSEFQDEH; translated from the exons ATGGCGCAGTGGTGCCAGCTTCAGATGCTGGACTGCAAATACCTGGAGCAGGTGGACCAGCTGTACGACGACTCCTTCCCCATGGACATCCGCCAGTATCTGAGCAAGTGGATCGAGAGCATCGACTG GGACACGGTGGCGTTTCAGGACTCGCTGGCCACCGTTCGCTTCCACGACCTCCTCGCTCAGCTCGACGACCAGCACAGCCGCTTCGCCCTGGAGAACAACTTCCTGCTGCAGCACAACATCCGCAAGATCAAGAGGAACCTGCAG GATCGCTTCCAGGAAGATCCCGTCCACATGGCCATGATCATCTCCAGGAACCTGAAGGAGGAGCAGAAGATCCTGGCCAATGCCCAGAGCGCCGAG CAGGAGGGCGAGGGGACGGTGTCGGCCATGGTGGTGGAGAAGCAGAAGCTGGACAACAACGTGAAAGAGATGAAAGACAGAGTCCAG GTGGTGGATCAGAACATCAAGAACCTGGAGGACCTGCAGGACGAGTACGACTTCAGGATCAACACGCTGAAGAACAGGG AGAATGAAATGAATGGCATGACACCAAAGGAGCTGGAGAAAGAGAAGCTGACGATCTTGAGGATGTGCACTGAGCTGAAGGCTAAACGTCAG GACGTGGTGAACCAGCTGACCGACCTCCTGAACGTCACCCAGGCGCTGCTGGCAGACCTGATCTCCGAGGAGCTGCCCGAGTGGAAGCAGCGGCAGCAGATCGCCTGCATCGGCGGTCCGCCCAACGCCTGTGTGGACCAGCTGCAGAACTG gTTCACCGCCGTGGCAGAGAGTCTCCAGCAGGTCCGTCAGCACctgaagaagctgcaggagCTGGAGCAGAAGTTCACCTACGACAGCGACCCCATCACGCAGAAGAAAGCTTTCCTGGAGGCCCGGGCTCTGGAGCTTCTCAAGAACCTCCTCTCCAA ctCTCTGGTCGTAGAGAGGCAGCCCTGCATGCCAACCCACCCTCAGAGGCCGCTGGTGCTGAAAACGGGCGTCCAGTTTACGGTGAAACTCCG GTTCCTGGTGAAGCTGCAGGAGTTCAACTACCAAATCAAAGTCAAAGCTGTGTTCGATAA GGATGTTACAGAGAAGAAAGG GTTTCGgaagttcaacattttgggaacgAACACCAAAGTCATGAACATGGAGGAGTCGAACGGCAGCCTGGCGGCGGAGTTCAGACATTTG CAACTGAAAGAGCAGAAAGTAGCCGGAAACAGAACAAACGAG GGGCCTCTGATCGTCACCGAGGAACTTCACTCGCTCAGCTTCGAGTCCGAACTGCAGCTCAACCAGTCCGGAGTCAACATCAAGCTGGAG GCCATGTCTCTGCCGGTCGTCGTCATCTCCAACGTCTGCCAGCTGCCCAGCGGCTGGGCCTCCATCCTCTGGTACAACATGCTGACCACGGAGCCCAAA AACCTGAAGTTCTTCCTCTCCCCGCCTCCGGCCAAGTGGTGTCAGCTGTCCGAGGTTCTCAGCTGGCAGTTCTCCTCCGTCACCAAGCGAGGCCTGAACCAGGAGCAGCTCAACATGCTCGCCGACAAGCTGCTCG GAGCCAAAGCTCAGAGGAACCCAGAAGGACAAATCCCCTGGACCAAGTTCTGCAAG CAGCAGAGTGCCAACGAGAAAGCTTTCCCGTTCTGGCTGTGGATCGAAGGAATCCTGGATCTGATTAAGAGACACCTTCTCTCCCTGTGGAACGACGG CTCCATCATGGGCTTCATCAGCAAGGAGAGGGAGAAGGGTCTGCTGAGCGACAAGTGTCCGGGAACCTTCCTGCTCAGGTTCAGTGAAAGCAGCAAAGAGGGAGCAATCACCTTCACCTGGATCGAATACGACGTCCACG AAAAGCCGGTTTATCACTCCGTGGAGCCGTACACAAAGAAGGAGTTGACCGCCGTTTCTCTGCCCGACATCATCCGAACCTACAAGGTGATGGCGGCCGAAAACATCCCAGAGAACCCGCTCCGCTTCCTCTACCCCAGCATCCCCAAAGACAAGGCGTTCGGGAAGTACTACCCCAAACCCTCAGAGA CTCCAGAGCCAATGGATGTGGAGAACACAGAGAAGAGCGGCTACATGAAGACAGAGCTCATATCAGTTTCAGAAGT ACATCCGTCCAGGCTGCAGGACAACATGATGCCGATGTCTCCTGATGACTACAAGGCTCTGGAGCAGTACGTCAGCCCCAGAGACATCGACGCTGTG ACCAACAATCTGATGGAATTTGGACAGTTTGACGATCAG ATGAGTTCAGAGTTCCAAGACGAACACTGA
- the stat1a gene encoding signal transducer and activator of transcription 1a isoform X4 encodes MAQWCQLQMLDCKYLEQVDQLYDDSFPMDIRQYLSKWIESIDWDTVAFQDSLATVRFHDLLAQLDDQHSRFALENNFLLQHNIRKIKRNLQDRFQEDPVHMAMIISRNLKEEQKILANAQSAEQEGEGTVSAMVVEKQKLDNNVKEMKDRVQVVDQNIKNLEDLQDEYDFRINTLKNRENEMNGMTPKELEKEKLTILRMCTELKAKRQDVVNQLTDLLNVTQALLADLISEELPEWKQRQQIACIGGPPNACVDQLQNWFTAVAESLQQVRQHLKKLQELEQKFTYDSDPITQKKAFLEARALELLKNLLSNSLVVERQPCMPTHPQRPLVLKTGVQFTVKLRFLVKLQEFNYQIKVKAVFDKDVTEKKGFRKFNILGTNTKVMNMEESNGSLAAEFRHLQLKEQKVAGNRTNEGPLIVTEELHSLSFESELQLNQSGVNIKLEAMSLPVVVISNVCQLPSGWASILWYNMLTTEPKNLKFFLSPPPAKWCQLSEVLSWQFSSVTKRGLNQEQLNMLADKLLGAKAQRNPEGQIPWTKFCKQQSANEKAFPFWLWIEGILDLIKRHLLSLWNDGSIMGFISKEREKGLLSDKCPGTFLLRFSESSKEGAITFTWIEYDVHEKPVYHSVEPYTKKELTAVSLPDIIRTYKVMAAENIPENPLRFLYPSIPKDKAFGKYYPKPSETPEPMDVENTEKSGYMKTELISVSEVHPSRLQDNMMPMSPDDYKALEQYVSPRDIDAVMSSEFQDEH; translated from the exons ATGGCGCAGTGGTGCCAGCTTCAGATGCTGGACTGCAAATACCTGGAGCAGGTGGACCAGCTGTACGACGACTCCTTCCCCATGGACATCCGCCAGTATCTGAGCAAGTGGATCGAGAGCATCGACTG GGACACGGTGGCGTTTCAGGACTCGCTGGCCACCGTTCGCTTCCACGACCTCCTCGCTCAGCTCGACGACCAGCACAGCCGCTTCGCCCTGGAGAACAACTTCCTGCTGCAGCACAACATCCGCAAGATCAAGAGGAACCTGCAG GATCGCTTCCAGGAAGATCCCGTCCACATGGCCATGATCATCTCCAGGAACCTGAAGGAGGAGCAGAAGATCCTGGCCAATGCCCAGAGCGCCGAG CAGGAGGGCGAGGGGACGGTGTCGGCCATGGTGGTGGAGAAGCAGAAGCTGGACAACAACGTGAAAGAGATGAAAGACAGAGTCCAG GTGGTGGATCAGAACATCAAGAACCTGGAGGACCTGCAGGACGAGTACGACTTCAGGATCAACACGCTGAAGAACAGGG AGAATGAAATGAATGGCATGACACCAAAGGAGCTGGAGAAAGAGAAGCTGACGATCTTGAGGATGTGCACTGAGCTGAAGGCTAAACGTCAG GACGTGGTGAACCAGCTGACCGACCTCCTGAACGTCACCCAGGCGCTGCTGGCAGACCTGATCTCCGAGGAGCTGCCCGAGTGGAAGCAGCGGCAGCAGATCGCCTGCATCGGCGGTCCGCCCAACGCCTGTGTGGACCAGCTGCAGAACTG gTTCACCGCCGTGGCAGAGAGTCTCCAGCAGGTCCGTCAGCACctgaagaagctgcaggagCTGGAGCAGAAGTTCACCTACGACAGCGACCCCATCACGCAGAAGAAAGCTTTCCTGGAGGCCCGGGCTCTGGAGCTTCTCAAGAACCTCCTCTCCAA ctCTCTGGTCGTAGAGAGGCAGCCCTGCATGCCAACCCACCCTCAGAGGCCGCTGGTGCTGAAAACGGGCGTCCAGTTTACGGTGAAACTCCG GTTCCTGGTGAAGCTGCAGGAGTTCAACTACCAAATCAAAGTCAAAGCTGTGTTCGATAA GGATGTTACAGAGAAGAAAGG GTTTCGgaagttcaacattttgggaacgAACACCAAAGTCATGAACATGGAGGAGTCGAACGGCAGCCTGGCGGCGGAGTTCAGACATTTG CAACTGAAAGAGCAGAAAGTAGCCGGAAACAGAACAAACGAG GGGCCTCTGATCGTCACCGAGGAACTTCACTCGCTCAGCTTCGAGTCCGAACTGCAGCTCAACCAGTCCGGAGTCAACATCAAGCTGGAG GCCATGTCTCTGCCGGTCGTCGTCATCTCCAACGTCTGCCAGCTGCCCAGCGGCTGGGCCTCCATCCTCTGGTACAACATGCTGACCACGGAGCCCAAA AACCTGAAGTTCTTCCTCTCCCCGCCTCCGGCCAAGTGGTGTCAGCTGTCCGAGGTTCTCAGCTGGCAGTTCTCCTCCGTCACCAAGCGAGGCCTGAACCAGGAGCAGCTCAACATGCTCGCCGACAAGCTGCTCG GAGCCAAAGCTCAGAGGAACCCAGAAGGACAAATCCCCTGGACCAAGTTCTGCAAG CAGCAGAGTGCCAACGAGAAAGCTTTCCCGTTCTGGCTGTGGATCGAAGGAATCCTGGATCTGATTAAGAGACACCTTCTCTCCCTGTGGAACGACGG CTCCATCATGGGCTTCATCAGCAAGGAGAGGGAGAAGGGTCTGCTGAGCGACAAGTGTCCGGGAACCTTCCTGCTCAGGTTCAGTGAAAGCAGCAAAGAGGGAGCAATCACCTTCACCTGGATCGAATACGACGTCCACG AAAAGCCGGTTTATCACTCCGTGGAGCCGTACACAAAGAAGGAGTTGACCGCCGTTTCTCTGCCCGACATCATCCGAACCTACAAGGTGATGGCGGCCGAAAACATCCCAGAGAACCCGCTCCGCTTCCTCTACCCCAGCATCCCCAAAGACAAGGCGTTCGGGAAGTACTACCCCAAACCCTCAGAGA CTCCAGAGCCAATGGATGTGGAGAACACAGAGAAGAGCGGCTACATGAAGACAGAGCTCATATCAGTTTCAGAAGT ACATCCGTCCAGGCTGCAGGACAACATGATGCCGATGTCTCCTGATGACTACAAGGCTCTGGAGCAGTACGTCAGCCCCAGAGACATCGACGCTGTG ATGAGTTCAGAGTTCCAAGACGAACACTGA
- the stat1a gene encoding signal transducer and activator of transcription 1a isoform X5, protein MAQWCQLQMLDCKYLEQVDQLYDDSFPMDIRQYLSKWIESIDWDTVAFQDSLATVRFHDLLAQLDDQHSRFALENNFLLQHNIRKIKRNLQDRFQEDPVHMAMIISRNLKEEQKILANAQSAEQEGEGTVSAMVVEKQKLDNNVKEMKDRVQVVDQNIKNLEDLQDEYDFRINTLKNRENEMNGMTPKELEKEKLTILRMCTELKAKRQDVVNQLTDLLNVTQALLADLISEELPEWKQRQQIACIGGPPNACVDQLQNWFTAVAESLQQVRQHLKKLQELEQKFTYDSDPITQKKAFLEARALELLKNLLSNSLVVERQPCMPTHPQRPLVLKTGVQFTVKLRFLVKLQEFNYQIKVKAVFDKDVTEKKGFRKFNILGTNTKVMNMEESNGSLAAEFRHLQLKEQKVAGNRTNEGPLIVTEELHSLSFESELQLNQSGVNIKLEAMSLPVVVISNVCQLPSGWASILWYNMLTTEPKNLKFFLSPPPAKWCQLSEVLSWQFSSVTKRGLNQEQLNMLADKLLGAKAQRNPEGQIPWTKFCKQSANEKAFPFWLWIEGILDLIKRHLLSLWNDGSIMGFISKEREKGLLSDKCPGTFLLRFSESSKEGAITFTWIEYDVHEKPVYHSVEPYTKKELTAVSLPDIIRTYKVMAAENIPENPLRFLYPSIPKDKAFGKYYPKPSETPEPMDVENTEKSGYMKTELISVSEVHPSRLQDNMMPMSPDDYKALEQYVSPRDIDAVMSSEFQDEH, encoded by the exons ATGGCGCAGTGGTGCCAGCTTCAGATGCTGGACTGCAAATACCTGGAGCAGGTGGACCAGCTGTACGACGACTCCTTCCCCATGGACATCCGCCAGTATCTGAGCAAGTGGATCGAGAGCATCGACTG GGACACGGTGGCGTTTCAGGACTCGCTGGCCACCGTTCGCTTCCACGACCTCCTCGCTCAGCTCGACGACCAGCACAGCCGCTTCGCCCTGGAGAACAACTTCCTGCTGCAGCACAACATCCGCAAGATCAAGAGGAACCTGCAG GATCGCTTCCAGGAAGATCCCGTCCACATGGCCATGATCATCTCCAGGAACCTGAAGGAGGAGCAGAAGATCCTGGCCAATGCCCAGAGCGCCGAG CAGGAGGGCGAGGGGACGGTGTCGGCCATGGTGGTGGAGAAGCAGAAGCTGGACAACAACGTGAAAGAGATGAAAGACAGAGTCCAG GTGGTGGATCAGAACATCAAGAACCTGGAGGACCTGCAGGACGAGTACGACTTCAGGATCAACACGCTGAAGAACAGGG AGAATGAAATGAATGGCATGACACCAAAGGAGCTGGAGAAAGAGAAGCTGACGATCTTGAGGATGTGCACTGAGCTGAAGGCTAAACGTCAG GACGTGGTGAACCAGCTGACCGACCTCCTGAACGTCACCCAGGCGCTGCTGGCAGACCTGATCTCCGAGGAGCTGCCCGAGTGGAAGCAGCGGCAGCAGATCGCCTGCATCGGCGGTCCGCCCAACGCCTGTGTGGACCAGCTGCAGAACTG gTTCACCGCCGTGGCAGAGAGTCTCCAGCAGGTCCGTCAGCACctgaagaagctgcaggagCTGGAGCAGAAGTTCACCTACGACAGCGACCCCATCACGCAGAAGAAAGCTTTCCTGGAGGCCCGGGCTCTGGAGCTTCTCAAGAACCTCCTCTCCAA ctCTCTGGTCGTAGAGAGGCAGCCCTGCATGCCAACCCACCCTCAGAGGCCGCTGGTGCTGAAAACGGGCGTCCAGTTTACGGTGAAACTCCG GTTCCTGGTGAAGCTGCAGGAGTTCAACTACCAAATCAAAGTCAAAGCTGTGTTCGATAA GGATGTTACAGAGAAGAAAGG GTTTCGgaagttcaacattttgggaacgAACACCAAAGTCATGAACATGGAGGAGTCGAACGGCAGCCTGGCGGCGGAGTTCAGACATTTG CAACTGAAAGAGCAGAAAGTAGCCGGAAACAGAACAAACGAG GGGCCTCTGATCGTCACCGAGGAACTTCACTCGCTCAGCTTCGAGTCCGAACTGCAGCTCAACCAGTCCGGAGTCAACATCAAGCTGGAG GCCATGTCTCTGCCGGTCGTCGTCATCTCCAACGTCTGCCAGCTGCCCAGCGGCTGGGCCTCCATCCTCTGGTACAACATGCTGACCACGGAGCCCAAA AACCTGAAGTTCTTCCTCTCCCCGCCTCCGGCCAAGTGGTGTCAGCTGTCCGAGGTTCTCAGCTGGCAGTTCTCCTCCGTCACCAAGCGAGGCCTGAACCAGGAGCAGCTCAACATGCTCGCCGACAAGCTGCTCG GAGCCAAAGCTCAGAGGAACCCAGAAGGACAAATCCCCTGGACCAAGTTCTGCAAG CAGAGTGCCAACGAGAAAGCTTTCCCGTTCTGGCTGTGGATCGAAGGAATCCTGGATCTGATTAAGAGACACCTTCTCTCCCTGTGGAACGACGG CTCCATCATGGGCTTCATCAGCAAGGAGAGGGAGAAGGGTCTGCTGAGCGACAAGTGTCCGGGAACCTTCCTGCTCAGGTTCAGTGAAAGCAGCAAAGAGGGAGCAATCACCTTCACCTGGATCGAATACGACGTCCACG AAAAGCCGGTTTATCACTCCGTGGAGCCGTACACAAAGAAGGAGTTGACCGCCGTTTCTCTGCCCGACATCATCCGAACCTACAAGGTGATGGCGGCCGAAAACATCCCAGAGAACCCGCTCCGCTTCCTCTACCCCAGCATCCCCAAAGACAAGGCGTTCGGGAAGTACTACCCCAAACCCTCAGAGA CTCCAGAGCCAATGGATGTGGAGAACACAGAGAAGAGCGGCTACATGAAGACAGAGCTCATATCAGTTTCAGAAGT ACATCCGTCCAGGCTGCAGGACAACATGATGCCGATGTCTCCTGATGACTACAAGGCTCTGGAGCAGTACGTCAGCCCCAGAGACATCGACGCTGTG ATGAGTTCAGAGTTCCAAGACGAACACTGA
- the stat1a gene encoding signal transducer and activator of transcription 1a isoform X3 has product MAQWCQLQMLDCKYLEQVDQLYDDSFPMDIRQYLSKWIESIDWDTVAFQDSLATVRFHDLLAQLDDQHSRFALENNFLLQHNIRKIKRNLQDRFQEDPVHMAMIISRNLKEEQKILANAQSAEEGEGTVSAMVVEKQKLDNNVKEMKDRVQVVDQNIKNLEDLQDEYDFRINTLKNRENEMNGMTPKELEKEKLTILRMCTELKAKRQDVVNQLTDLLNVTQALLADLISEELPEWKQRQQIACIGGPPNACVDQLQNWFTAVAESLQQVRQHLKKLQELEQKFTYDSDPITQKKAFLEARALELLKNLLSNSLVVERQPCMPTHPQRPLVLKTGVQFTVKLRFLVKLQEFNYQIKVKAVFDKDVTEKKGFRKFNILGTNTKVMNMEESNGSLAAEFRHLQLKEQKVAGNRTNEGPLIVTEELHSLSFESELQLNQSGVNIKLEAMSLPVVVISNVCQLPSGWASILWYNMLTTEPKNLKFFLSPPPAKWCQLSEVLSWQFSSVTKRGLNQEQLNMLADKLLGAKAQRNPEGQIPWTKFCKQQSANEKAFPFWLWIEGILDLIKRHLLSLWNDGSIMGFISKEREKGLLSDKCPGTFLLRFSESSKEGAITFTWIEYDVHEKPVYHSVEPYTKKELTAVSLPDIIRTYKVMAAENIPENPLRFLYPSIPKDKAFGKYYPKPSETPEPMDVENTEKSGYMKTELISVSEVHPSRLQDNMMPMSPDDYKALEQYVSPRDIDAVTNNLMEFGQFDDQMSSEFQDEH; this is encoded by the exons ATGGCGCAGTGGTGCCAGCTTCAGATGCTGGACTGCAAATACCTGGAGCAGGTGGACCAGCTGTACGACGACTCCTTCCCCATGGACATCCGCCAGTATCTGAGCAAGTGGATCGAGAGCATCGACTG GGACACGGTGGCGTTTCAGGACTCGCTGGCCACCGTTCGCTTCCACGACCTCCTCGCTCAGCTCGACGACCAGCACAGCCGCTTCGCCCTGGAGAACAACTTCCTGCTGCAGCACAACATCCGCAAGATCAAGAGGAACCTGCAG GATCGCTTCCAGGAAGATCCCGTCCACATGGCCATGATCATCTCCAGGAACCTGAAGGAGGAGCAGAAGATCCTGGCCAATGCCCAGAGCGCCGAG GAGGGCGAGGGGACGGTGTCGGCCATGGTGGTGGAGAAGCAGAAGCTGGACAACAACGTGAAAGAGATGAAAGACAGAGTCCAG GTGGTGGATCAGAACATCAAGAACCTGGAGGACCTGCAGGACGAGTACGACTTCAGGATCAACACGCTGAAGAACAGGG AGAATGAAATGAATGGCATGACACCAAAGGAGCTGGAGAAAGAGAAGCTGACGATCTTGAGGATGTGCACTGAGCTGAAGGCTAAACGTCAG GACGTGGTGAACCAGCTGACCGACCTCCTGAACGTCACCCAGGCGCTGCTGGCAGACCTGATCTCCGAGGAGCTGCCCGAGTGGAAGCAGCGGCAGCAGATCGCCTGCATCGGCGGTCCGCCCAACGCCTGTGTGGACCAGCTGCAGAACTG gTTCACCGCCGTGGCAGAGAGTCTCCAGCAGGTCCGTCAGCACctgaagaagctgcaggagCTGGAGCAGAAGTTCACCTACGACAGCGACCCCATCACGCAGAAGAAAGCTTTCCTGGAGGCCCGGGCTCTGGAGCTTCTCAAGAACCTCCTCTCCAA ctCTCTGGTCGTAGAGAGGCAGCCCTGCATGCCAACCCACCCTCAGAGGCCGCTGGTGCTGAAAACGGGCGTCCAGTTTACGGTGAAACTCCG GTTCCTGGTGAAGCTGCAGGAGTTCAACTACCAAATCAAAGTCAAAGCTGTGTTCGATAA GGATGTTACAGAGAAGAAAGG GTTTCGgaagttcaacattttgggaacgAACACCAAAGTCATGAACATGGAGGAGTCGAACGGCAGCCTGGCGGCGGAGTTCAGACATTTG CAACTGAAAGAGCAGAAAGTAGCCGGAAACAGAACAAACGAG GGGCCTCTGATCGTCACCGAGGAACTTCACTCGCTCAGCTTCGAGTCCGAACTGCAGCTCAACCAGTCCGGAGTCAACATCAAGCTGGAG GCCATGTCTCTGCCGGTCGTCGTCATCTCCAACGTCTGCCAGCTGCCCAGCGGCTGGGCCTCCATCCTCTGGTACAACATGCTGACCACGGAGCCCAAA AACCTGAAGTTCTTCCTCTCCCCGCCTCCGGCCAAGTGGTGTCAGCTGTCCGAGGTTCTCAGCTGGCAGTTCTCCTCCGTCACCAAGCGAGGCCTGAACCAGGAGCAGCTCAACATGCTCGCCGACAAGCTGCTCG GAGCCAAAGCTCAGAGGAACCCAGAAGGACAAATCCCCTGGACCAAGTTCTGCAAG CAGCAGAGTGCCAACGAGAAAGCTTTCCCGTTCTGGCTGTGGATCGAAGGAATCCTGGATCTGATTAAGAGACACCTTCTCTCCCTGTGGAACGACGG CTCCATCATGGGCTTCATCAGCAAGGAGAGGGAGAAGGGTCTGCTGAGCGACAAGTGTCCGGGAACCTTCCTGCTCAGGTTCAGTGAAAGCAGCAAAGAGGGAGCAATCACCTTCACCTGGATCGAATACGACGTCCACG AAAAGCCGGTTTATCACTCCGTGGAGCCGTACACAAAGAAGGAGTTGACCGCCGTTTCTCTGCCCGACATCATCCGAACCTACAAGGTGATGGCGGCCGAAAACATCCCAGAGAACCCGCTCCGCTTCCTCTACCCCAGCATCCCCAAAGACAAGGCGTTCGGGAAGTACTACCCCAAACCCTCAGAGA CTCCAGAGCCAATGGATGTGGAGAACACAGAGAAGAGCGGCTACATGAAGACAGAGCTCATATCAGTTTCAGAAGT ACATCCGTCCAGGCTGCAGGACAACATGATGCCGATGTCTCCTGATGACTACAAGGCTCTGGAGCAGTACGTCAGCCCCAGAGACATCGACGCTGTG ACCAACAATCTGATGGAATTTGGACAGTTTGACGATCAG ATGAGTTCAGAGTTCCAAGACGAACACTGA